The following proteins are encoded in a genomic region of Cellulomonas sp. ES6:
- a CDS encoding sugar-binding domain-containing protein encodes MTTTSAPATGLHPRPQLVRPDRWWSLDGPWRFAFDDADAGLRERWHDRDAEARFDREVLVPFPPESEASGVADHGDHAALWYRRRFTVPAALGTDRLLLHLGAVDHEADVWVDGRHAVRHEGGQTPFSADVTDLLDPDLPPDAHVVVVRATDDRTDVEQPRGKQDWQREQHAIWYHRTSGIWRTVWLEQVPAVAVGSLTWRPDVPAARMAVQVRLRASAPAGTRVRVRLRHGDAEVGAAEVPVTGSVADVVVPLPAQHNGQAYEQLLWSPGHPVLLDADVALVDASGAELDRLASYCGLRSVAVEGDHLLLNDRPFTVRAVLEQGYWPQSHLTAPSPEALREEVELALALGFNTVRVHQKVADPRYLYWCDVLGLAVWGETAGAYRFSDEAVAQLTRDWLDVVRRDVSHPCVIAWVPFNESWGVQHIAHDPAQQAYSRALTELTRALDPTRPVISNDGWEHTASDLLTVHDYAATGDELRERYGDAAAVARTVAGIGPAGRRMWVGGPAPEPGTIPVLLSEFGGVSFAPGAPEGSWGYSEARSPEDLEARLTDLLGAVRSSTALRGYCYTQLTDTGLETNGLCTADRRPKLPVGTLRRLFGA; translated from the coding sequence ATGACGACGACGTCAGCACCCGCGACGGGTCTGCACCCCCGGCCCCAGCTCGTCCGGCCCGACCGCTGGTGGTCGCTGGACGGTCCCTGGCGGTTCGCGTTCGACGACGCGGACGCGGGCCTGCGCGAGCGCTGGCACGACCGCGACGCGGAGGCGCGGTTCGACCGCGAGGTCCTCGTGCCGTTCCCGCCCGAGTCCGAGGCCTCCGGCGTCGCCGACCACGGCGACCACGCCGCCCTGTGGTACCGGCGCCGGTTCACCGTCCCGGCCGCCCTCGGCACCGACCGCCTGCTGCTGCACCTGGGCGCCGTGGACCACGAGGCCGACGTCTGGGTCGACGGCCGGCACGCCGTCCGGCACGAGGGCGGGCAGACCCCGTTCAGCGCGGACGTCACCGACCTGCTCGACCCCGACCTGCCCCCCGACGCGCACGTCGTCGTCGTGCGCGCGACCGACGACCGCACCGACGTCGAGCAGCCGCGCGGCAAGCAGGACTGGCAGCGCGAGCAGCACGCGATCTGGTACCACCGCACGTCCGGGATCTGGCGCACCGTGTGGCTCGAGCAGGTGCCCGCCGTCGCCGTCGGCTCGCTGACCTGGCGGCCCGACGTGCCCGCCGCCCGCATGGCCGTGCAGGTGCGGCTGCGCGCCTCCGCCCCGGCGGGGACGCGGGTGCGGGTGCGGCTCCGCCACGGGGACGCCGAGGTCGGCGCGGCCGAGGTGCCGGTGACCGGGTCCGTGGCGGACGTCGTGGTCCCGCTGCCCGCGCAGCACAACGGCCAGGCGTACGAGCAGCTGCTGTGGTCGCCCGGCCACCCGGTGCTGCTCGACGCCGACGTGGCGCTCGTCGACGCGTCGGGCGCCGAGCTCGACCGGCTCGCCTCGTACTGCGGCCTGCGGTCCGTCGCCGTCGAGGGCGACCACCTGCTGCTCAACGACCGGCCGTTCACCGTCCGCGCCGTCCTGGAGCAGGGCTACTGGCCGCAGTCGCACCTCACCGCGCCGAGCCCCGAGGCGCTCCGCGAGGAGGTCGAGCTGGCGCTGGCGCTCGGGTTCAACACGGTGCGCGTCCACCAGAAGGTCGCCGACCCGCGCTACCTGTACTGGTGCGACGTGCTGGGGCTCGCCGTGTGGGGCGAGACCGCCGGCGCCTACCGGTTCTCCGACGAGGCCGTCGCCCAGCTGACCCGCGACTGGCTGGACGTCGTCCGCCGCGACGTCTCCCACCCGTGCGTCATCGCCTGGGTGCCGTTCAACGAGTCCTGGGGCGTCCAGCACATCGCCCACGACCCGGCGCAGCAGGCCTACAGCCGCGCCCTCACCGAGCTCACGCGCGCGCTCGACCCGACGCGGCCCGTCATCTCCAACGACGGCTGGGAGCACACGGCGTCCGACCTGCTGACCGTCCACGACTACGCCGCCACGGGCGACGAGCTGCGCGAGCGCTACGGCGACGCCGCCGCGGTCGCCCGCACGGTCGCCGGGATCGGCCCCGCGGGCCGCCGGATGTGGGTCGGCGGCCCGGCGCCCGAGCCCGGCACCATCCCGGTGCTGCTGTCGGAGTTCGGCGGCGTCTCGTTCGCCCCCGGGGCGCCGGAGGGCTCGTGGGGGTACTCCGAGGCGCGCAGCCCCGAGGACCTCGAGGCCCGCCTCACCGACCTGCTCGGCGCCGTCCGGTCGTCCACCGCGCTGCGGGGGTACTGCTACACCCAGCTCACCGACACGGGGCTCGAGACGAACGGCCTGTGCACCGCCGACCGTCGGCCCAAGCTCCCGGTCGGGACGCTGCGCCGCCTCTTCGGGGCCTGA
- a CDS encoding LacI family DNA-binding transcriptional regulator yields the protein MTRRGAVTLQEVARVAGVSPRTVSNVVNGYAHVAPRTREQVQAVVDALGYRANTAARAMRTGRTGLLGLVVPALDQPYFAELARAVVREATGAGFTVVVDQTDGDPDRERELLRQGPRGAMFDGLVLSPLALTRRDLLDADPGRPVVLLGERTVDTAFDHVHIDNVAAAREATEHLVGLGRRRVAAIGLQTEAQTGRQRAEGLMIALAEAGLPAHPRLLRYVEAYDRASGFAAMTALLDEDQRPDAVFCFNDMLAVGALRACLLRGVRVPQDVALMGFDDVEEVRYLTPALSTVRPDRDEIARVAVARLVAQLERRSAGPPAGQDVTVPHALVLRESTGG from the coding sequence ATGACGCGCAGGGGTGCGGTGACGCTGCAGGAGGTGGCGCGGGTCGCCGGGGTGTCCCCGCGGACCGTGTCGAACGTGGTCAACGGCTACGCGCACGTCGCGCCGCGCACCCGGGAGCAGGTGCAGGCGGTGGTCGACGCCCTCGGCTACCGCGCGAACACCGCGGCCCGGGCGATGCGCACCGGCCGGACCGGGCTGCTCGGCCTCGTGGTCCCCGCGCTCGACCAGCCCTACTTCGCCGAGCTCGCCCGCGCGGTGGTGCGCGAGGCCACCGGCGCGGGGTTCACCGTCGTGGTGGACCAGACCGACGGCGACCCCGACCGCGAGCGCGAGCTGCTGCGCCAGGGCCCCCGCGGCGCGATGTTCGACGGGCTCGTCCTCAGCCCGCTCGCCCTCACCCGGCGCGACCTGCTCGACGCGGACCCCGGCCGGCCGGTCGTGCTGCTGGGCGAGCGGACCGTGGACACCGCCTTCGACCACGTGCACATCGACAACGTCGCGGCCGCGCGCGAGGCGACGGAGCACCTGGTGGGGCTGGGGCGCCGACGGGTCGCCGCCATCGGGCTGCAGACCGAGGCGCAGACGGGGCGGCAGCGCGCGGAGGGCCTCATGATCGCGCTCGCCGAGGCCGGCCTGCCCGCGCACCCGCGGCTGCTGCGGTACGTCGAGGCGTACGACCGCGCGTCCGGGTTCGCGGCGATGACCGCCCTGCTCGACGAGGACCAGCGCCCCGACGCGGTGTTCTGCTTCAACGACATGCTCGCGGTCGGCGCCCTGCGGGCCTGCCTGCTCCGCGGCGTGCGGGTGCCCCAGGACGTCGCGCTCATGGGGTTCGACGACGTCGAGGAGGTCCGCTACCTCACGCCCGCGCTGAGCACCGTGCGCCCGGACCGGGACGAGATCGCCCGCGTCGCGGTGGCCCGGCTGGTCGCGCAGCTCGAGCGGCGGTCGGCCGGGCCGCCCGCCGGCCAGGACGTGACGGTGCCGCACGCGCTCGTCCTGCGGGAGTCGACGGGCGGCTGA